A genome region from Dickeya chrysanthemi NCPPB 402 includes the following:
- a CDS encoding YebO family protein, whose protein sequence is MSSFASDMLEVVFVALIVLLVILVWFFINRASVRANEQIRLLHEIVEQQKQQIALLQSLVPMTVQDAEPLPEQPATLPETKENEVEALFKDMIPER, encoded by the coding sequence ATGAGTAGTTTTGCTTCAGACATGCTGGAAGTGGTTTTTGTCGCTCTGATTGTATTGCTGGTGATTCTGGTTTGGTTCTTTATTAATCGGGCCAGTGTACGGGCCAATGAGCAGATAAGACTGCTGCATGAGATTGTTGAACAACAGAAACAACAGATCGCATTATTACAATCTTTGGTGCCGATGACGGTACAAGACGCAGAGCCCTTGCCTGAGCAGCCTGCTACATTGCCGGAAACCAAAGAAAATGAGGTGGAAGCCTTATTCAAGGATATGATCCCTGAACGGTGA
- the kdgR gene encoding DNA-binding transcriptional regulator KdgR encodes MAIADLDKQPDSVSSVLKVFGILQALGEEREIGITELSQRVMMSKSTVYRFLQTMKSLGYVAQEGESEKYSLTLKLFELGAKALQNVDLIRSADIQMRELSALTRETIHLGALDEDSIVYIHKIDSMYNLRMYSRIGRRNPLHSTAIGKVLLAWRDRDEVREILSHVEFKRSTVHTIADTEELLPQLDLVRQQGFGEDNEEQEEGLRCIAVPVFDRFGVVIAGLSISFPTIRFSEDNKHEYVAMLHTAARNISDQMGYHDYPF; translated from the coding sequence ATGGCTATTGCAGATTTAGATAAACAACCCGATTCCGTGTCATCAGTCTTAAAGGTTTTTGGTATTTTGCAGGCATTAGGCGAAGAGCGTGAAATTGGCATTACTGAACTTTCACAGCGCGTAATGATGTCTAAAAGTACTGTTTATCGTTTCCTACAGACGATGAAATCTCTGGGATATGTTGCTCAGGAAGGTGAGTCAGAGAAATATTCGCTGACGTTGAAATTGTTTGAGCTGGGCGCTAAAGCGCTGCAGAACGTTGATCTGATCCGTAGTGCGGATATTCAGATGCGCGAGTTATCGGCGCTGACCCGCGAAACTATCCACCTTGGCGCACTGGATGAAGATAGCATCGTTTATATCCATAAAATTGATTCTATGTACAACCTGCGTATGTATTCGCGTATTGGGCGTCGGAATCCGTTGCACAGTACGGCGATAGGCAAGGTATTGCTGGCCTGGCGTGATCGTGATGAGGTCAGAGAAATTCTGTCCCATGTGGAATTCAAGCGCAGTACTGTGCACACCATCGCTGATACGGAAGAGCTGTTGCCTCAACTTGATCTGGTTCGTCAGCAAGGGTTCGGCGAAGACAACGAAGAGCAGGAAGAAGGCTTGCGTTGTATTGCCGTTCCGGTGTTTGACCGTTTTGGTGTGGTGATTGCCGGGTTAAGTATTTCTTTTCCGACGATTCGTTTTTCAGAAGACAATAAGCATGAATATGTTGCCATGTTGCATACGGCGGCGCGTAATATCTCTGATCAAATGGGATATCACGATTACCCGTTCTGA
- the ogl gene encoding oligogalacturonate lyase, with product MAKGKKLSFTFHTYQDSVTGTEVVRLTPPDVICHRNYFYQKCFSNDGSKLLFGGAFDGPWNYYLLDLKTQQATQLTEGTGDNTFGGFLSPNDDALYYVKNVRNLMRVDLNTLEETNIYQVPDDWVGYGTWVANSDCTKMVGIEIKKEDWKPLTDWKKFQEFYFTNPCCRLIRIDLKTGEATTILQEKQWLGHPIYRPGDDNTVAFCHEGPHDLVDARMWFINEDGTNMRKVKEHAPGESCTHEFWVPDGSALAYVSYLKGSTNRFICSVDPVTLENRQLTEMPPCSHLMSNYDGSLMVGDGCNAPVDVKDDGGYKIENDPFLYVFNMKTGKHFQVAQHNTSWEVLEGDRQVTHPHPSFTPDDKHILFTSDVDGKPALYLAKVPDSVWQ from the coding sequence ATGGCCAAAGGTAAAAAGCTTTCTTTTACGTTCCATACCTACCAGGATTCAGTCACCGGCACCGAAGTGGTGCGTCTCACCCCTCCCGATGTCATCTGCCACCGCAACTACTTCTATCAGAAATGTTTTTCCAATGATGGTAGCAAGCTGCTGTTTGGTGGCGCCTTTGATGGGCCGTGGAACTATTACTTGTTAGATCTGAAAACGCAGCAAGCCACTCAACTGACCGAAGGTACAGGTGACAATACGTTTGGCGGCTTCCTGTCTCCGAATGACGATGCGCTTTATTATGTGAAAAATGTACGTAATTTGATGCGCGTTGATCTTAATACACTGGAAGAAACCAATATTTATCAGGTACCGGATGATTGGGTTGGGTACGGTACTTGGGTTGCCAACTCTGATTGCACCAAGATGGTGGGTATCGAAATCAAGAAAGAGGATTGGAAGCCATTGACCGACTGGAAAAAATTCCAGGAATTCTATTTTACCAATCCATGCTGCCGTTTGATTCGTATTGACTTGAAAACCGGTGAAGCTACGACGATTCTGCAGGAAAAACAGTGGTTGGGTCATCCTATTTATCGTCCTGGCGATGACAATACGGTCGCGTTCTGCCATGAAGGCCCACATGATTTGGTTGATGCCCGCATGTGGTTTATCAATGAAGACGGCACCAATATGCGCAAAGTGAAAGAACATGCGCCGGGGGAAAGCTGTACTCATGAATTCTGGGTGCCGGATGGCTCTGCGCTGGCTTATGTTTCTTACCTGAAAGGCAGCACCAACCGTTTCATTTGCAGCGTTGACCCTGTCACGCTGGAAAACCGTCAATTGACAGAGATGCCGCCTTGTTCCCACCTGATGAGTAACTATGATGGATCTCTGATGGTTGGGGATGGTTGTAACGCGCCGGTGGACGTGAAAGATGACGGTGGCTACAAAATCGAGAACGATCCTTTCCTGTATGTGTTCAACATGAAGACCGGGAAACATTTCCAGGTCGCGCAACATAATACTTCATGGGAAGTGTTGGAAGGTGACCGCCAGGTAACGCATCCGCATCCCTCTTTCACACCGGATGATAAACATATCCTGTTTACGTCTGATGTCGATGGTAAGCCGGCGTTGTATCTGGCTAAAGTGCCTGATTCCGTGTGGCAATAA